One window of the candidate division WOR-3 bacterium genome contains the following:
- a CDS encoding metallopeptidase TldD-related protein, whose amino-acid sequence MVRPLVEEAEVFESETDQLAIEFRQGKLFSQERRSGRGWGLRVIKDGKVGFAAGTNPDKLGEMVKAAIAASVHGNRAGFDLPKPAELKPVKIFENRVMLVTADKMVSWGKELIDALGSRVPELKLDVEFGRTYREVGLANTAGIDYAFQRVEFDVTVTGLLVQDGLFWLGDYVNLSSGAHFPLHEVVGRMELLARLAKERVVLPSGDYPVVVMPTALPALLAPLLTGVNGKYKEKGVSPLIGKEGSKVLSQEITLIDNQVRPFGMATAPFDGEGVPARKNVLFDRGVFKGFLFDIATAAASGAESTGSAVRSYKRLPQPGTSNIELNPGTEELEGVIREMKTGLVVYNFIGGGQSNLLAGEVSLNIACGFRVEKGVVVGRVKDVCIAGNVYEMFQRVEGVGSTQRDLGSYFLPFVKFSSLKVASKD is encoded by the coding sequence ATGGTCCGACCGTTGGTAGAGGAGGCAGAGGTTTTTGAGAGCGAAACAGACCAACTGGCGATTGAGTTTCGTCAAGGCAAGCTTTTTTCCCAGGAGAGAAGGTCGGGGCGGGGCTGGGGTTTGCGGGTGATTAAGGATGGCAAGGTGGGATTTGCTGCCGGTACCAATCCAGACAAGCTCGGCGAGATGGTTAAGGCGGCAATTGCTGCCAGTGTCCATGGGAACAGAGCCGGGTTTGATTTGCCGAAGCCGGCTGAATTAAAGCCGGTAAAAATTTTTGAAAATCGGGTGATGTTAGTTACAGCCGATAAAATGGTGAGCTGGGGCAAGGAGTTGATTGATGCCTTGGGTTCGCGGGTACCAGAGTTGAAACTGGATGTGGAGTTTGGGCGGACTTATCGGGAAGTGGGGTTGGCTAATACAGCAGGAATAGATTATGCCTTTCAGCGGGTTGAGTTTGATGTGACCGTGACCGGACTTTTGGTGCAGGATGGGCTCTTTTGGTTAGGGGATTATGTTAATCTCTCTTCAGGGGCGCATTTTCCCTTGCACGAGGTGGTGGGACGAATGGAATTGTTGGCGCGGTTGGCAAAGGAACGGGTGGTTTTGCCCTCAGGAGATTATCCGGTAGTGGTGATGCCAACCGCCCTACCTGCGCTTCTGGCGCCGCTCCTGACAGGTGTAAATGGTAAGTACAAAGAAAAAGGCGTATCTCCTTTGATTGGTAAAGAGGGAAGCAAGGTTTTAAGCCAGGAAATAACGCTCATTGACAATCAGGTGCGACCATTTGGAATGGCAACAGCCCCCTTTGATGGTGAAGGGGTGCCAGCAAGAAAAAATGTTCTATTTGATAGGGGTGTGTTTAAAGGGTTTCTCTTTGATATTGCAACCGCTGCTGCCTCCGGTGCTGAATCAACCGGTTCCGCGGTACGGAGTTACAAGAGGCTACCCCAGCCAGGCACGAGCAATATCGAGTTGAATCCAGGAACAGAGGAACTTGAGGGAGTAATAAGAGAGATGAAAACCGGTCTAGTGGTTTACAACTTTATCGGCGGGGGGCAGTCGAACCTTCTTGCCGGTGAGGTATCCTTGAATATTGCCTGTGGTTTCCGGGTAGAGAAGGGGGTGGTCGTGGGTAGAGTAAAGGATGTATGCATCGCGGGCAATGTGTATGAGATGTTTCAACGGGTGGAAGGGGTTGGTTCAACTCAGCGGGACCTGGGCAGTTATTTTCTGCCCTTTGTTAAGTTTTCAAGTTTAAAGGTAGCATCAAAGGATTAG